The genomic region CAAGTATGATATGACGATAATGGATTACCCTCGTCAATATGAAGGGTGCCCGTTACTCGCAATGGAGGTGTTCCACCATTTTTTGAGATCATGTGAAAGTTGGCTCTCACTTGGTCAGCAAAATTTGCTTCTAATGCATTGTGAACGAGGTGGTTGGCCGGTCTTGGCTTTCATGCTGGCTGCATTGCTGTTATATAGGAAGCAGTACAGTGGAGAGCAGAAGACGTTGGACATGATATACAGGCAAGCTCCCCGTGAGCTTTTGCAGTTGCTGTCACCTCTGAATCCAACTCCTTCACAGTTGAGGTATCTACAGTATGTCTCGAGGAGGAATGTGGCCTCAGAATGGCCTCCTCTGGATCGAGCTCTCACCTTGGATTGCGTCATTCTTAGATACATTCCTAATTTTGATGGAGAAGGAGGCTGCCGTCCAATATTTCGAATATATGGACAGGATCCTCTTCTTGTTGCTGATAAAACTCCAAAAGTTTTGTACTCAACTCCTAAAAGAAGCAAATTTGTCCGGCATTATAAGCAGGTAATATCACATTTTTCTTGTCTTCTCTATCAGTTTGCATTCTCATTCCCCTCCTCccccttttttgttattaaaggGAAAACGGTTGACATTCCTCATATCTTTTGAGGATTTAAAAGCTTGTCACACATCTAATTTTCCACAATGTTAGTAAAATTTGACAATCTTGGGACTAGTGTGGAAGACTAGTAAATGGATGTATGGCCCTTTTTTCTTAGGTGCTTCTGTTGTTAATTAGGTTACATCTGCTACATTCAACCCTGTTCTTGAAACTCAAACTTGGGGAGTTATACTCTAATACATATGTTGTATTGTGAAAAAGTCAATAGTTTTTGTAACACTAATCTCCTCAGTGTATGTATAGACACATAACCCCAGTGTTGCCTGGGCATATGCTTACTCTTATTGTCACATCTTCTTTTATATGTACCTACTGTTTGATTACTCTAGAGCATGTGATTGTCTAACCTCTTACTATTTTACTGCAGAAAGAGTGTGCGTTAgttaaaattgatataaattgcCATATTCAAGGTGATGTTGTGGTTGAGTGTATCAACTTGAATGATGACATGGAAAGAGAGGTGATGGTATTCAGGGTTGTGTTTAACACTGCTTTCATAAGAGCAAACATTTTGATGCTCAATCGTGATGAGATTGATATATTGTGGGATGCTAAGGAGCTGTTTCCAAAAGAATTTAGAGCTGAGGTATATAGTTTTCATACATTTTGTTTGCAATGTTgtggttctttttttttctttttctaataaaaCGTTGCCCTGTGGATGAAGATTCTTTTCTCAGAAATGGATGCTGCTTCTTCCATTATTTCCATGGATTTTCCTTCCTTTGAAGAGAAAGAAGGTCTTCCTATGGAAGCATTTGCCAAAGTTCATGAAATCTTTAGTCATGTTGACTGGTCAGATCCTAGGGCAGATGTTGCATTTAACATGCTTCAACATATAGGTGCATCAAATATTGTCCAAGAAAAGTCTGACAGTGATAGGAATAGCAGTGTGGATCTCAGCCCTCGGCTGCGGAGATTAAGTTCTAAAACACTTCAGGATGAAACAAAGCTCACAGTATCACCACGTAGCCCAAGGAGTCCTGCATCTATCGGTATGAAGATTCTATCTGCATTCTCACAAATTTCATCTCTTGATTCTGATACAAGTAAGGAGGCTAAGCCCCAAGACTCTCGCATTGAACCATTCAGTCAGTCTGATGTCATGCACCAACAAAATAACCAGTCTACTGCAGGGCCACTTTTGCATGATTCTGTGTCATCTGTTTGTCAGGTCAGTCATCTAACTGCAGCATCTGCAGATGCAGTAAATGATTCTCCAGCTGTGTTACATAAACCGAAAGCTGTTGAAACTAAAAGCATTTCAGTTTCTCCACAAACACCTTTATCTGCTCCAGTTCAACCTCCCTCTACTTCTAGTGCAACAAAAGCTCTTCCTCATCCCCCACCACCTCCACCATTTCCAACTCCTCTTTCTTCAGCATCAGAACCGCCAAAGTCTTCACCTGCTATAGAAATTGGAACTTACTTACAAGAAGGCCAGTCTGCATTAGCCAAAGATGCTCTTGTAGACAAGACTCCATTTGCAGCAACCACTTCAAAGGCTTCCTCTTCTTCCACCTCTCCAGCCCTTGCAATAGCTTCAACTGTGCCACCTCCTTTAACACCAACTCGCAAGGAGGACCCAGGTATTAGAGGGAGCCCTCCTGCAGCCCCTCCACCTCTTCCAGCACCACCTTCGAAAGAGAATCAAACTATCAGTGGCGTACATCTGGAAGCATCTCCATCTTTAGAGGAAAATTTAGCTTTTAGTGCTAGAATTCCAGCAGCACCTACACCTCCTCCTGCATCTCCCTTGAATGAAATTGCAGCTGTTAGAGATGGACCTCTTGCAGTTCCGCCCCCACATTCTCCTCCAGCAACTGTTAGAGCTGGGTCCCCTGCAGCTCCTCCACCACCACCTCCTCCTCCAATGCCACCTTTGAATGAAAATTTAGCTTCTGGATCTGCACCTTCTCCACCTTCTCTTCATTCCAGGCAAGCAGCAAGTCCTGCAGCTTCATCATCGGCACCCCCACCACCTCCTCCTCCAATGCCACCTTTGAAGGAAAATTTAGCTTCTGGATCTGCACCTCCTCCACCTCCACCACCTCCTCTTCATTCCAGGCAAGCAGCAAGTCCTGCAGCTTCATCATCGGCACCCCCACCGCCACCGCCACCTGCCCCTGTCTTGTCATCAAGTTCTTCTCAAGTTCCTGCTGCCCCACCACCTCCTGCTCTCTTTCCTAAAAAGACAAATGGTGTTTCTCTGGAACCTCAGGCTGTAGGTAGAGGATCTTCAGCTCCTGCACCACCACCTTTTAGTCCTTCCACAAATTCAAAGAGCAGACTTTTGTCACGTACTATTAGTTCAAAGGGTCATCAGACCAAGAAACTAAAGCCATTGCATTGGTTGAAGTTATCTAGAGCTGTGCAGGGTAGCCTATGGGCTGAAGCACAGAAGTTGGGTGAAGCATCTAAGTATGTGCTGCTCTGCTG from Theobroma cacao cultivar B97-61/B2 chromosome 9, Criollo_cocoa_genome_V2, whole genome shotgun sequence harbors:
- the LOC18587856 gene encoding formin-like protein 13, yielding MALFRKLFYRKPPDGLLEICERVYVFDCCFTTDAWEEENYKVNITGIVSHLQDHFPDASFLVFNFREGETQSQMAEFLSKYDMTIMDYPRQYEGCPLLAMEVFHHFLRSCESWLSLGQQNLLLMHCERGGWPVLAFMLAALLLYRKQYSGEQKTLDMIYRQAPRELLQLLSPLNPTPSQLRYLQYVSRRNVASEWPPLDRALTLDCVILRYIPNFDGEGGCRPIFRIYGQDPLLVADKTPKVLYSTPKRSKFVRHYKQKECALVKIDINCHIQGDVVVECINLNDDMEREVMVFRVVFNTAFIRANILMLNRDEIDILWDAKELFPKEFRAEILFSEMDAASSIISMDFPSFEEKEGLPMEAFAKVHEIFSHVDWSDPRADVAFNMLQHIGASNIVQEKSDSDRNSSVDLSPRLRRLSSKTLQDETKLTVSPRSPRSPASIGMKILSAFSQISSLDSDTSKEAKPQDSRIEPFSQSDVMHQQNNQSTAGPLLHDSVSSVCQVSHLTAASADAVNDSPAVLHKPKAVETKSISVSPQTPLSAPVQPPSTSSATKALPHPPPPPPFPTPLSSASEPPKSSPAIEIGTYLQEGQSALAKDALVDKTPFAATTSKASSSSTSPALAIASTVPPPLTPTRKEDPGIRGSPPAAPPPLPAPPSKENQTISGVHLEASPSLEENLAFSARIPAAPTPPPASPLNEIAAVRDGPLAVPPPHSPPATVRAGSPAAPPPPPPPPMPPLNENLASGSAPSPPSLHSRQAASPAASSSAPPPPPPPMPPLKENLASGSAPPPPPPPPLHSRQAASPAASSSAPPPPPPPAPVLSSSSSQVPAAPPPPALFPKKTNGVSLEPQAVGRGSSAPAPPPFSPSTNSKSRLLSRTISSKGHQTKKLKPLHWLKLSRAVQGSLWAEAQKLGEASKAPEIDMSELENLFSAATLNTDRGGKSSSHTARGPKSDKVQLIDHRRAYNCEIMLSKVKVPLADLMSSVLALEDSALDVDQVDNLIKFCPTKEEMEVLKGYTGEKEKLGKCEQFFLELMKVPRVESKLRVFSFKIQFGSQVSDLRCSLNVVNSAAEEIRNSVKLKRIMQTILSLGNALNQGTARGSAVGFRLDSLLKLTETRAQNNKMTLMHYLCKVLADKLPDLLDFSKDVSSLEPASKIQLKYLAEEMQAISKGLEKVVQELSSSENDGPVSENFRKTLKEFLCFAEAEVRSLASLYSGVGRNVDALILYFGEDPARCPFEQVISTLLNFVRMFNKAHEENCKQLEQEMKKSAESEKLKMNASQKESENLLQTSIASSNVK